One Henriciella litoralis genomic window carries:
- a CDS encoding 3-hydroxyacyl-CoA dehydrogenase NAD-binding domain-containing protein, which translates to MNLETFKFDIDGDGIAHAVFDVPGRSMNTLTGKAIADIIAISKEVSENDKIKGLVISSGKPSGFCAGADLGEMGDRAGASSGGDMSEDEKLKAKFEQGFSLNKTLRELETCGKPVACALNGLALGGGLEVALACHYRVAANDNPKQQFGLPEAKIGLLPGAGGTQRLPRLVGVQAALPLILQGQSFSAEDGKGMGVINELAPGAEVVEKAKAWVKANPTAKAPWDEKGFKVPGGVVHKSPGAGQVQTMANAMLAAKTYGNYPAQKNILSCVYEGIQVPIDAALRIETRYFINTQSRPEAKAMIRSLFLSTQALSKGGNRPDGYPKTEFKKIAVIGAGLMGAGIAYVQAKAGIPTVLVDISKENAEKGKDYSRKIVEKDLSRGKTTKEKGDKLLDLITTTDNYDDFKGADLVIEAVFENPELKAKITEQAEAVLGEDAVFGSNTSTLPITGLAKASKRPENFIGIHFFSPVERMGLVEIISGEKTSEETLAKAIDYVLAIRKTPISVNDSRGFYTSRCFGTYTQEGMQMLAEGIKPAIIENVGRQSGMPMGPLEVSDSVGLDTALKIGRQMAQASGMDYDKNELGQMMAWLVEDQGRVGRKAGKGFYDYNEKGKPERLWPELNSRIDVKVDECPPEMKQHLKNRFLVRQAIEVARCFEDGVITDARDADIGSILAWGFAPYTGGCCSYVDLIWGVGPFVEEAEKLAAQYGDRFKVPALLKDMAAKGEGFYDRFPPGGVKAKVAA; encoded by the coding sequence ATGAACCTGGAAACATTCAAATTCGACATTGATGGCGACGGTATTGCGCACGCGGTTTTCGACGTGCCGGGCCGCAGCATGAACACGCTGACCGGCAAAGCCATCGCTGATATCATCGCAATTTCAAAAGAAGTGTCGGAGAACGACAAGATCAAAGGTCTTGTGATTTCATCCGGCAAGCCGTCAGGCTTCTGCGCTGGCGCAGACCTTGGCGAAATGGGTGACCGCGCTGGCGCGTCCTCCGGCGGCGACATGAGCGAAGACGAAAAGCTGAAGGCGAAATTCGAACAAGGCTTTTCTCTCAACAAAACGCTCCGTGAGCTGGAAACCTGCGGCAAGCCGGTGGCCTGCGCGCTAAACGGTCTCGCGCTTGGGGGCGGCCTCGAAGTGGCACTCGCCTGCCATTACCGCGTCGCAGCCAATGACAATCCAAAACAGCAATTCGGCCTGCCAGAAGCCAAGATCGGCCTCCTTCCGGGTGCTGGCGGCACACAACGTCTGCCGCGCCTCGTTGGCGTCCAGGCGGCGCTGCCGCTGATCCTGCAGGGCCAGAGCTTCTCTGCCGAAGACGGCAAGGGCATGGGCGTCATCAACGAGCTCGCGCCTGGCGCAGAGGTCGTTGAGAAGGCCAAAGCCTGGGTCAAGGCGAATCCAACGGCGAAAGCGCCATGGGATGAAAAAGGCTTCAAGGTACCTGGCGGCGTGGTTCACAAGAGCCCCGGAGCCGGCCAGGTTCAGACGATGGCGAACGCCATGCTGGCAGCCAAAACCTATGGCAATTATCCGGCCCAGAAGAATATTCTCTCCTGCGTCTATGAAGGCATTCAGGTGCCAATCGATGCCGCCCTTCGCATCGAGACGCGTTACTTCATCAACACCCAGTCGCGTCCGGAAGCCAAGGCGATGATCCGCTCGCTCTTCCTGTCGACGCAGGCCCTCTCCAAGGGTGGCAACCGTCCGGATGGCTATCCGAAGACCGAGTTCAAGAAAATCGCTGTCATCGGGGCCGGCTTGATGGGCGCTGGTATCGCCTATGTTCAGGCAAAGGCCGGTATCCCGACCGTGCTCGTCGACATCTCGAAAGAGAATGCCGAGAAGGGCAAGGACTATTCCCGCAAGATCGTCGAGAAGGACCTCTCCCGTGGCAAGACCACCAAGGAGAAAGGCGACAAGCTGCTCGACCTGATCACGACGACCGACAATTATGATGACTTCAAGGGCGCAGACCTTGTCATCGAGGCGGTGTTCGAGAACCCGGAGCTGAAGGCCAAGATCACCGAGCAGGCCGAAGCCGTGCTCGGTGAGGATGCGGTCTTCGGGTCCAACACGTCGACCCTGCCAATCACCGGTCTCGCCAAGGCCTCGAAGCGCCCTGAGAACTTCATCGGCATCCACTTCTTCTCCCCTGTGGAGCGGATGGGACTGGTCGAAATTATCTCAGGCGAAAAGACCTCCGAAGAGACGCTGGCGAAGGCGATCGACTATGTGCTCGCCATTCGCAAGACGCCGATCTCGGTCAATGACAGCCGCGGCTTCTACACGTCGCGCTGTTTCGGCACATACACGCAGGAAGGCATGCAGATGCTGGCTGAAGGCATCAAGCCTGCCATCATCGAGAATGTCGGCCGTCAGTCCGGTATGCCGATGGGGCCACTGGAAGTCTCAGACTCTGTCGGTCTCGATACCGCTCTCAAGATTGGCCGCCAGATGGCCCAGGCCTCCGGCATGGATTACGACAAGAACGAGCTTGGCCAGATGATGGCCTGGCTGGTTGAGGACCAGGGCCGGGTTGGCCGCAAGGCTGGCAAGGGCTTCTACGACTATAATGAAAAGGGCAAGCCAGAGCGGCTGTGGCCCGAACTCAACAGTCGCATTGATGTGAAGGTCGATGAGTGCCCGCCTGAAATGAAGCAACATCTGAAGAACCGCTTCCTCGTCCGGCAGGCCATCGAAGTGGCTCGCTGCTTTGAAGATGGCGTGATCACCGATGCACGCGATGCCGATATCGGCTCCATCCTCGCCTGGGGCTTTGCGCCTTATACCGGCGGATGCTGCTCCTATGTCGACCTGATCTGGGGCGTCGGCCCGTTTGTCGAAGAGGCTGAAAAGCTCGCCGCACAATATGGCGACCGCTTCAAGGTCCCGGCCCTCCTGAAGGACATGGCCGCCAAAGGCGAAGGCTTCTACGACCGCTTTCCGCCCGGCGGCGTGAAGGCGAAAGTCGCCGCCTGA
- a CDS encoding TetR/AcrR family transcriptional regulator, with amino-acid sequence MPRPVGIRNQDYDEKRLALVDAMLEYVEQPSTTLPSLRQLAIAAKVSDAALRHYFGDRRGVIVALIERIKEKTDGLRQGLQLPATSIEAAVTDYIAVAAQLGEDATYLRWHVFALREGMLDPEVFLEYERLLYHPAIDAVASRFYESPGGPDVYEAAQHGAELLISAAMAMALRNHFRSPDDEGGDSQADLKSRFNRLRNWALHGVVHDPNGLGEPQDASDP; translated from the coding sequence ATGCCGAGACCCGTTGGTATCCGAAATCAGGATTATGATGAGAAGCGTCTGGCGCTTGTCGACGCCATGCTTGAGTATGTTGAGCAGCCCTCAACGACGCTCCCATCCCTTCGACAATTAGCGATTGCCGCCAAAGTCTCGGATGCGGCCTTGCGTCATTATTTTGGCGACAGGCGCGGCGTCATTGTCGCCTTGATCGAACGGATCAAGGAGAAGACCGATGGGCTCCGCCAAGGCCTGCAGCTGCCAGCCACATCGATAGAAGCCGCCGTCACCGACTACATTGCCGTGGCTGCGCAACTTGGTGAGGACGCCACCTATCTTCGCTGGCACGTCTTCGCCTTGCGCGAAGGCATGCTCGACCCGGAAGTGTTCCTGGAATATGAGCGGCTGCTCTATCATCCGGCGATAGACGCTGTCGCAAGTCGTTTCTACGAGTCTCCTGGCGGCCCTGACGTTTACGAAGCCGCGCAACATGGCGCCGAGCTTCTTATCAGCGCCGCCATGGCGATGGCTCTAAGAAACCATTTCAGAAGTCCCGATGATGAAGGCGGCGACTCTCAGGCCGATCTAAAAAGTCGTTTCAATCGACTGCGGAACTGGGCGCTGCACGGTGTTGTGCACGACCCGAATGGTTTGGGCGAGCCGCAGGACGCCAGCGACCCATAA
- a CDS encoding OmpA family protein, protein MNKLMIGAAAAAMALTACEGTGLSTNQAYGAGGGALAGAALGTLAGGDDGRNAAIGAAVGALAGGAVGTYMDRQERALRQRTANTEIQVERQGDQIALTMPSSVTFSVNSADLKPEFYGPLNEVAATLNEYPSTAVDVVGHASSDGPDDYNQQLSERRANSVSNYLTSQGVAPVRIQAYGRGETQPIASNDTEAGRAANRRVEILLTPVTTS, encoded by the coding sequence ATGAACAAGTTGATGATTGGTGCAGCCGCAGCTGCCATGGCTTTGACCGCCTGTGAAGGCACAGGCCTGTCGACGAACCAGGCCTATGGTGCAGGTGGCGGCGCGCTCGCCGGTGCAGCACTTGGTACACTCGCCGGTGGCGATGATGGCCGCAATGCCGCGATTGGCGCAGCCGTTGGCGCGCTCGCAGGCGGTGCTGTTGGTACATATATGGATAGGCAGGAACGTGCACTGCGTCAGCGCACAGCCAACACCGAAATCCAAGTTGAGCGTCAAGGCGACCAGATTGCCCTGACCATGCCGTCCAGCGTTACCTTCTCGGTGAACAGTGCGGACCTCAAGCCTGAGTTTTATGGCCCTCTCAATGAAGTGGCTGCCACGCTGAACGAATACCCGTCGACGGCCGTTGACGTTGTTGGTCACGCAAGCTCCGATGGCCCTGACGACTACAATCAGCAGCTGTCCGAGCGTCGTGCAAATTCCGTGTCCAACTATCTGACCAGCCAAGGCGTCGCGCCGGTTCGCATTCAGGCCTATGGCCGTGGCGAAACCCAGCCGATTGCCAGCAACGACACCGAAGCAGGCCGCGCAGCCAACCGCCGCGTTGAAATCCTGCTGACGCCGGTCACAACGAGCTAA
- a CDS encoding SOS response-associated peptidase yields the protein MCGRFFRHGVTWADYRAWLDLIPPDDTDPPEPTYNAAPGSWQPILRKTRDGHAELTPALWGLVPSWWKKPLKEKTFTTFNAKSETVAEKPVFRGAFRHHRCLVPVSGYYEWTGRQGAKTPFAIGLRNRRHFCFAGLYDVAHIDGSELHSFTVLTTTPNDATAGIHHRMPVILHQSDYERWLDTDNRKVDDLFEPFPSEDMHVWPVGPDVGYVRNNHSGLIEET from the coding sequence ATGTGCGGCAGATTTTTCAGACATGGCGTGACCTGGGCCGATTACCGGGCCTGGCTTGATCTTATTCCACCGGATGATACCGACCCACCCGAACCAACATACAATGCCGCTCCAGGGTCATGGCAGCCCATTTTGCGAAAGACCCGCGATGGCCACGCCGAACTCACGCCAGCGCTCTGGGGCCTGGTGCCAAGCTGGTGGAAAAAGCCGCTGAAGGAAAAGACCTTCACGACGTTCAACGCAAAATCGGAAACCGTGGCCGAGAAACCAGTTTTCAGAGGCGCTTTCCGGCATCATCGCTGTCTGGTGCCTGTCAGCGGATACTATGAATGGACGGGGCGCCAGGGCGCCAAGACCCCCTTTGCCATCGGACTTCGAAATCGGCGACACTTCTGCTTTGCCGGACTTTACGATGTCGCCCATATCGACGGGTCGGAGCTGCACAGCTTCACCGTGCTCACAACGACGCCGAATGATGCCACGGCCGGAATCCATCACAGGATGCCCGTCATCCTCCATCAGTCCGATTATGAGCGCTGGCTGGATACCGACAACCGCAAGGTAGACGACCTTTTTGAGCCGTTTCCATCAGAGGATATGCATGTTTGGCCGGTTGGCCCGGACGTTGGCTATGTGCGCAACAATCATTCGGGCTTGATTGAAGAGACATGA